The following are encoded in a window of Amaranthus tricolor cultivar Red isolate AtriRed21 chromosome 2, ASM2621246v1, whole genome shotgun sequence genomic DNA:
- the LOC130806137 gene encoding GEM-like protein 4, whose protein sequence is MEARNLFKSVRCMFGDEVLRNGLSTITAEHLNKSMKLIKPQSSLVDVSISNKIQKKSKKESVINTMKKLAKGSLGAKILQGGLHKVFKRIFNVSEGEQLLKASTCSLFTTAGPITGRLFVSSKNLAFCSDKAIATYTSPSGEVLRYHYKVVIPLRKIKKANPIENADKPSKKYLQVVTTDDFEFWFTGFLNYKRTVKCLYQALSYEA, encoded by the exons ATGGAAgctagaaatttatttaaatcagTTCGATGTATGTTTGGAGATGAAGTTCTCAGAAATGGGTTATCAACAATTACAGCAGAACACTTAAACAAATCTATGAAATTAATAAAGCCACAATCTAGCCTTGTAGATGTCAGTATTTCTAACAAAATTCAGAAGAAGAGTAAAAAGGAATCAGTCATTAACACAATGAAAAAACTTG CAAAGGGGAGTTTAGGAGCGAAGATATTACAAGGAGGGCTGCATAAAGTATTCAAGCGGATATTCAATGTAAGTGAAGGCGAACAGCTTTTAAAGGCTTCaacatgttcattgttcaccaCAGCAGGACCCATTACAGGACGCCTTTTCGTGTCCTCTAAAAACCTTGCGTTTTGCAGTGACAAAGCTATAGCTACGTATACTTCTCCATCAGGGGAAGTATTAAGATACCATTATAAGGTTGTGATCCCTCTAAGGAAGATCAAGAAAGCAAACCCAATTGAAAATGCTGATAAGCCTTCTAAGAAGTACCTTCAAGTAGTCACTActgatgattttgaattctggTTCACGGGGTTTCTTAATTACAAGCGAACTGTCAAGTGCTTATATCAAGCACTCTCCTATGAAGCTTAA
- the LOC130806326 gene encoding GEM-like protein 4 — protein MSKHDHQRVALSKLVISREHKKVKFLNKFANGIKEHVTGNLSLRAKLLIGGMDNVFKKIFNNVKEGERLLKASHCCLYTTEGSITGLLFISTDKLAFCSDRSVVKLFSQTGESLRFRYKVVIPLRKIDRAVQSENSSKKSKKYLQLITKDEFEFWFKGFINCTKVCKCIHQAISPVHS, from the exons ATGTCTAAACATGATCATCAAAGGGTTGCACTAAGCAAATTAGTAATCAGCAGAGAACACAAGAAAGTCAAATTCTTAAACAAATTTGCTAATGGCATCAAAGAACATG TAACAGGAAATCTGagtttacgcgcgaaattattAATAGGAGGAATGGATAATGTGTTCAagaaaatattcaataatgtAAAAGAAGGAGAACGATTGTTGAAGGCTTCACATTGTTGTCTGTACACAACAGAAGGTTCAATAACAGGCCTTCTCTTCATCTCCACAGACAAATTAGCTTTTTGCAGTGATAGATCAGTTGTTAAACTTTTTTCTCAAACAGGAGAATCTCTTAGATTTCGCTACAAG GTGGTAATCCCGTTGAGAAAGATTGATAGAGCAGTTCAAAGTGAGAACAGTAGCAAGAAGTCGAAGAAATACCTACAATTGATCACTAAGGATGAGTTTGAGTTTTGGTTCAAGGGTTTCATCAACTGCACGAAAGTGTGCAAATGCATACATCAGGCCATTTCTCCTGTTCATAGCTAG
- the LOC130805017 gene encoding uncharacterized protein LOC130805017 codes for MQMHRNLSNSFTLLILLFFLLSTKSVFGKKPSWEVIFGITLGVELEIDMQSSNINEIAGAVNEMVSAADTKTDAVHQPNQIKDVFNAPILARLPKGLSPKFTLGFEITLVKQLDLLTPSPNISAVAEEFKELVREAAAAVVAGQQEIKLNEAL; via the exons ATGCAAATGCACAGGAATCTCTCCAACTCTTTTACTCTTCTTATCTTACTATTCTTCCTCTTAAGTACTAAATCAG tttttggaaagaaaccAAGTTGGGAGGTGATATTTGGAATAACATTAGGAGTAGAACTGGAGATTGACATGCAATCatcaaatataaatgaaattgcTGGGGCTGTAAATGAAATGGTGAGTGCTGCAGATACAAAAACAGATGCTGTTCATCAAccaaatcaaattaaagatGTGTTTAATg CTCCGATCCTTGCAAGATTACCAAAAGGTTTGAGTCCAAAATTCACATTGGGATTTGAAATCACACTTGTAAAACAACTGGATCTTTTGACGCCATCACCAAATATCAGTGCTGTTGCagaggagttcaaagaacttgtTAGGGaagctgctgctgctgttgTTGCAGGCCAACAAGAGATAAAATTGAATGAAGCCTTATAA